In one window of Aphidius gifuensis isolate YNYX2018 linkage group LG4, ASM1490517v1, whole genome shotgun sequence DNA:
- the LOC122854823 gene encoding kinectin isoform X1, whose product MDLQTGLICVGVVCLSAAVILFVSMFGMKEKSYEEAIAEQRKLPDDLLLGKKDKGKEKKYKNKTGKKVKEKKEDKDEKDDKSEHVQFEETPQILSSDLPPQEVCKANKKKNKPEKVKPILVNKDESPLVIADINSVPQIMDDVNHFEITHPKDVVELIRSHSGDNLPQSSSSQSSDSPVNKTPKETPTKSKKNTSKDSLKKKDDNNKDDKKDLVNAIIPALQIAKETAVKEIQKDISAQQSSSLNKESKKNKKKNDILAQIGGDKDGVNVSLLMPLVQKAELSRSEIQILIDQLLNKQLDNPVEHSEWTEGRADPVIKLKKQLAEKDKALSEEHETSISYQNKLKELRGELNSEKSRLTNHIKNLEDALNNKITEAQTLHTRMQHILETHAAEKQGFSRQIEQLQSKVNEDAAIIHKMQEEQGQTQSNLQQEIISQRKHMEMQYSQLRENENGIKLQYAQQCEINNNEIERLRQQVLSLQEQIVIRDKELQVYKESSNRIADMSCQIEESHRANAELEHRLNESHRHEQELQKQLNTLQSELKIAKTNSTDTTKLKNEIIRLIGEVNEAKNLKVIIKNKDDDYKKILNDFNNSQNEIKKLEKLLNDNNDELKNVKIDFTKYQDDIKNDKIEYIKLQEELNFFKNKLSQVEAELNNANEYIKTANEVSGELKIVKAELEQQQNGNKITDDIHLKMIKLQEDNERFCQQIGKISELQKELKQVRDENDKLKIKNKHSENGVDKKIEQNNITQLEQNNLIIQKDKQLDAFKVELTKKDADFNKLNQQIEALQNDVKNQVNIITRLQEDLELQRTKNNELRTKNWKVMEALSVAESRGKTNSGKYIDDTLDKIRIAEQETTKSLLQRIFPDIEIKEKAYDRWLKTFEEHVNNILTDNNQNDDTIKQNKKLQNLVTHYKEIIADTEGMLNNLQSHVESAESRWQSELRQKENDIVNLRVELKELQSKSKATEQLQEKIGNLESRLAEQEALQKTNQFKEDNRVNDDSKNLSIIEKFNEEKQRLIQELQTERNYTATTKLELTKVEEDLKKNEHLLDQQNKSVTRLQNEIQRLKAEFPGASNNTEQLTANGPPSSDSQNSEQTRSSISLIPDVEKTLNADNNTIIESNVLHQDIDIELKSNNCHTADSDTLNGRQQIKKNKKKRKGGSGKK is encoded by the exons atgGATCTTCAAACGGGATTAATTTGTGTTGGTGTGGTTTGTCTTTCGGCAGCTGTGATTCTTTTTGTATCAATGTTTGGTATGAAGGAAAAATCCTACGAAGAAGCTATTGCTGAACAACGTAAACTTCCTGATGATTTACTTCTtg gTAAAAAGGATAaaggtaaagaaaaaaaatataaaaataaaactgggaaaaaagttaaagaaaagaaagaagATAAGGatgaaaaagatgataaatCAGAGCATGTACAATTTGAGGAAACGCCTCAGATTTTGTCATCGGATCTTCCTCCTCag GAGGTATGCAAGGcaaataagaagaaaaataaacctGAAAAAGTCAAGCCAATATTAGTCAACAAAGATGAATCACCACTTGTTATTGCTGATATTAATTCAGTTCCACAAATTATGGATGATGTTAATCATTTTGAAATAACACATCCAAAAGATGTTGTAGAATTAATAAGAAGTCATAgt gGTGATAATTTGcctcaatcatcatcatctcaaTCGTCTGATTCACCAGTTAATAAAACACCAAAAGAAACACCaacaaaatcgaaaaaaaatacatcaaaagattcattaaagaaaaaagatgacaacaataaagatgataaaaaagatttaGTTAATGCTATTATTCCAGCATTACAAATTGCCAAGGAAACTGCTGTTAAagaaatacaaaaagatatttCTGCTCAACAAAGTTCATCTTTAAAtaaagaatcaaaaaaaaataaaaagaaaaatgatattcTTGCACAAATTG GTGGTGATAAAGATGGTGTTAATGTATCATTGTTGATGCCACTTGTTCAAAAAGCTGAATTAAGTCGTTCAGAAATACAAATATTGattgatcaattattaaataaacaacttgATAATCCAGTTGAACATTCTGAATGGACTGAAGGACGTGCTGATCcagttataaaattaaaaaaacaacttgctGAAAAAGATAAAGCATTATCTGAAGAACATGAAACAAGTAtaagttatcaaaataaattaaaagaattacgTGGTGAATTAAATTCTGAAAAATCACGTTTAAcaaatcatattaaaaatcttgaagatgcattaaataataaaataactgaaGCACAAACACTTCATACACGTATGCAACATATACTTGAAACTCATGCTGCTGAAAAACAAGGTTTTTCACGTCAAATTGAACAATTACAATCAAAAGTTAATGAAGATGCTgcaataatacataaaatgcAAGAAGAACAAGGACAAACACAAAGTAATTTACAACAAGAAATAATATCACAACGTAAACATATGGAAATGCAATATTCACAATTacgtgaaaatgaaaatggtattaaattacaatatgCACAACAATgtgaaattaataacaatgaaattgaAAGATTACGTCAACAGGTATTATCATTACAAGAACAAATTGTTATACGTGATAAAGAATTACAAGTATATAAAGAATCATCAAATCGTATTGCTGATATGTCATGTCAAATTGAAGAATCACATCGTGCTAATGCTGAACTTGAACATAGATTAAATGAATCACATCGTCATGAACAAGaattacaaaaacaattaaatacattacaatcagaattaaaaattgctaaaacaaattcaactgatacaacaaaattaaaaaatgaaataataagatTAATTGGTGAAGTTAATGaagctaaaaatttaaaagtaattattaaaaataaagatgatgattataaaaaaatattaaatgattttaataattcacaaaatgaaattaaaaaattagaaaaattattaaatgataataatgatgaattaaaaaatgttaaaattgattttacaaaatatcaagatgatattaaaaatgataaaattgaatatattaaattacaagaagaattaaatttttttaaaaataaattatcacaagTTGAAGCTGAGCTAAATAAtgcaaatgaatatattaaaacagCAAATGAAGTTAGTggtgaattaaaaattgttaaagcTGAATtagaacaacaacaaaatggcAATAAAATAACTGATGATATACAtcttaaaatgattaaattacaAGAAGATAATGAAAGATTTTGTCAACAAATTGGTAAAATAAGTGAATTACAAAAAGAACTTAAACAAGTACgtgatgaaaatgataaattaaaaatcaaaaataaacattcagAAAAtggtgttgataaaaaaattgaacaaaataatataacacaattggaacaaaataatttaataatacaaaaagataaaCAACTTGATGCATTTAAAGTTGAGCTAACAAAAAAAGATGCTGATTTTAATAAGCTCAATCAACAAATTGAAGCACTACaaaatgatgttaaaaatcaagttaatATCATCACAAGATTACAAGAAGATCTTGAACTtcaaagaacaaaaaataat GAATTACGTACTAAGAACTGGAAAGTTATGGAAGCACTTTCCGTGGCTGAGTCGCGTGGTAAAACAAATTCTGGAAAATACATTGAT GATACATTAGATAAAATAAGAATTGCTGAACAAGaaacaacaaaatcattaCTACAAAGAATATTCCCTGATAtcgaaattaaagaaaaagcaTATGATAGATGGTTAAAAACATTTGAGGAACATGTTAATAATATCTTAactgataataatcaaaatgatgatacaattaaacaaaataaaaaattacaaaatcttGTTACTCATTACAAAGAAATTATTGCTGATACCGAGGGAATGTTAAATAATCTTCAGAGTCATGTTGAATCTGCTGAGTCAAGATGGCAATCTGAATTGcgacaaaaagaaaatgatattgttaatttgAGAGTAGAGCTAAAAGAACTTCAAAGTAAATCTAAAGCAACTGAacaattacaagaaaaaattggCAATTTAGAATCACGTCTTGCTGAACAAGAAGcattacaaaaaacaaatcaatttaaagAAGATAATCGTGTTAATgatgattcaaaaaatttatcaattatagaaaaatttaatgaagaaaaacaaaGATTAATACAAGAATTACAAACAGAACGTAATTATACTGCAACAACAAAATTGGAATTAACAAAAGTTgaagaagatttaaaaaaaaatgaacatttattggatcaacaaaataaatcagtAACAAGACTTCAAAATGAAATCCAACGATTAAAG gcTGAATTTCCTGGTGCTAGTAATAACACTGAACAGTTAACAGCAAATGGTCCACCATCATCAGACTCCCAAAATTCTGAg CAAACGAGATCGTCAATATCATTGATACCTGATGTAGAAAAAACCCTGAATgctgataataatacaattattgagAGCAACGTATTACACCAAGATATTGACattgaattaaaatcaaataattgtcATACGGCTGATAGTGATACCTTGAATGGCAgacaacaaattaaaaaaaacaagaaaaagagGAAG ggtGGTTCAGGAAAAAAGTAA
- the LOC122854823 gene encoding interaptin isoform X2, with protein MDLQTGLICVGVVCLSAAVILFVSMFGMKEKSYEEAIAEQRKLPDDLLLGKKDKGKEKKYKNKTGKKVKEKKEDKDEKDDKSEHVQFEETPQILSSDLPPQEVCKANKKKNKPEKVKPILVNKDESPLVIADINSVPQIMDDVNHFEITHPKDVVELIRSHSGDNLPQSSSSQSSDSPVNKTPKETPTKSKKNTSKDSLKKKDDNNKDDKKDLVNAIIPALQIAKETAVKEIQKDISAQQSSSLNKESKKNKKKNDILAQIGGDKDGVNVSLLMPLVQKAELSRSEIQILIDQLLNKQLDNPVEHSEWTEGRADPVIKLKKQLAEKDKALSEEHETSISYQNKLKELRGELNSEKSRLTNHIKNLEDALNNKITEAQTLHTRMQHILETHAAEKQGFSRQIEQLQSKVNEDAAIIHKMQEEQGQTQSNLQQEIISQRKHMEMQYSQLRENENGIKLQYAQQCEINNNEIERLRQQVLSLQEQIVIRDKELQVYKESSNRIADMSCQIEESHRANAELEHRLNESHRHEQELQKQLNTLQSELKIAKTNSTDTTKLKNEIIRLIGEVNEAKNLKVIIKNKDDDYKKILNDFNNSQNEIKKLEKLLNDNNDELKNVKIDFTKYQDDIKNDKIEYIKLQEELNFFKNKLSQVEAELNNANEYIKTANEVSGELKIVKAELEQQQNGNKITDDIHLKMIKLQEDNERFCQQIGKISELQKELKQVRDENDKLKIKNKHSENGVDKKIEQNNITQLEQNNLIIQKDKQLDAFKVELTKKDADFNKLNQQIEALQNDVKNQVNIITRLQEDLELQRTKNNDTLDKIRIAEQETTKSLLQRIFPDIEIKEKAYDRWLKTFEEHVNNILTDNNQNDDTIKQNKKLQNLVTHYKEIIADTEGMLNNLQSHVESAESRWQSELRQKENDIVNLRVELKELQSKSKATEQLQEKIGNLESRLAEQEALQKTNQFKEDNRVNDDSKNLSIIEKFNEEKQRLIQELQTERNYTATTKLELTKVEEDLKKNEHLLDQQNKSVTRLQNEIQRLKAEFPGASNNTEQLTANGPPSSDSQNSEQTRSSISLIPDVEKTLNADNNTIIESNVLHQDIDIELKSNNCHTADSDTLNGRQQIKKNKKKRKGGSGKK; from the exons atgGATCTTCAAACGGGATTAATTTGTGTTGGTGTGGTTTGTCTTTCGGCAGCTGTGATTCTTTTTGTATCAATGTTTGGTATGAAGGAAAAATCCTACGAAGAAGCTATTGCTGAACAACGTAAACTTCCTGATGATTTACTTCTtg gTAAAAAGGATAaaggtaaagaaaaaaaatataaaaataaaactgggaaaaaagttaaagaaaagaaagaagATAAGGatgaaaaagatgataaatCAGAGCATGTACAATTTGAGGAAACGCCTCAGATTTTGTCATCGGATCTTCCTCCTCag GAGGTATGCAAGGcaaataagaagaaaaataaacctGAAAAAGTCAAGCCAATATTAGTCAACAAAGATGAATCACCACTTGTTATTGCTGATATTAATTCAGTTCCACAAATTATGGATGATGTTAATCATTTTGAAATAACACATCCAAAAGATGTTGTAGAATTAATAAGAAGTCATAgt gGTGATAATTTGcctcaatcatcatcatctcaaTCGTCTGATTCACCAGTTAATAAAACACCAAAAGAAACACCaacaaaatcgaaaaaaaatacatcaaaagattcattaaagaaaaaagatgacaacaataaagatgataaaaaagatttaGTTAATGCTATTATTCCAGCATTACAAATTGCCAAGGAAACTGCTGTTAAagaaatacaaaaagatatttCTGCTCAACAAAGTTCATCTTTAAAtaaagaatcaaaaaaaaataaaaagaaaaatgatattcTTGCACAAATTG GTGGTGATAAAGATGGTGTTAATGTATCATTGTTGATGCCACTTGTTCAAAAAGCTGAATTAAGTCGTTCAGAAATACAAATATTGattgatcaattattaaataaacaacttgATAATCCAGTTGAACATTCTGAATGGACTGAAGGACGTGCTGATCcagttataaaattaaaaaaacaacttgctGAAAAAGATAAAGCATTATCTGAAGAACATGAAACAAGTAtaagttatcaaaataaattaaaagaattacgTGGTGAATTAAATTCTGAAAAATCACGTTTAAcaaatcatattaaaaatcttgaagatgcattaaataataaaataactgaaGCACAAACACTTCATACACGTATGCAACATATACTTGAAACTCATGCTGCTGAAAAACAAGGTTTTTCACGTCAAATTGAACAATTACAATCAAAAGTTAATGAAGATGCTgcaataatacataaaatgcAAGAAGAACAAGGACAAACACAAAGTAATTTACAACAAGAAATAATATCACAACGTAAACATATGGAAATGCAATATTCACAATTacgtgaaaatgaaaatggtattaaattacaatatgCACAACAATgtgaaattaataacaatgaaattgaAAGATTACGTCAACAGGTATTATCATTACAAGAACAAATTGTTATACGTGATAAAGAATTACAAGTATATAAAGAATCATCAAATCGTATTGCTGATATGTCATGTCAAATTGAAGAATCACATCGTGCTAATGCTGAACTTGAACATAGATTAAATGAATCACATCGTCATGAACAAGaattacaaaaacaattaaatacattacaatcagaattaaaaattgctaaaacaaattcaactgatacaacaaaattaaaaaatgaaataataagatTAATTGGTGAAGTTAATGaagctaaaaatttaaaagtaattattaaaaataaagatgatgattataaaaaaatattaaatgattttaataattcacaaaatgaaattaaaaaattagaaaaattattaaatgataataatgatgaattaaaaaatgttaaaattgattttacaaaatatcaagatgatattaaaaatgataaaattgaatatattaaattacaagaagaattaaatttttttaaaaataaattatcacaagTTGAAGCTGAGCTAAATAAtgcaaatgaatatattaaaacagCAAATGAAGTTAGTggtgaattaaaaattgttaaagcTGAATtagaacaacaacaaaatggcAATAAAATAACTGATGATATACAtcttaaaatgattaaattacaAGAAGATAATGAAAGATTTTGTCAACAAATTGGTAAAATAAGTGAATTACAAAAAGAACTTAAACAAGTACgtgatgaaaatgataaattaaaaatcaaaaataaacattcagAAAAtggtgttgataaaaaaattgaacaaaataatataacacaattggaacaaaataatttaataatacaaaaagataaaCAACTTGATGCATTTAAAGTTGAGCTAACAAAAAAAGATGCTGATTTTAATAAGCTCAATCAACAAATTGAAGCACTACaaaatgatgttaaaaatcaagttaatATCATCACAAGATTACAAGAAGATCTTGAACTtcaaagaacaaaaaataat GATACATTAGATAAAATAAGAATTGCTGAACAAGaaacaacaaaatcattaCTACAAAGAATATTCCCTGATAtcgaaattaaagaaaaagcaTATGATAGATGGTTAAAAACATTTGAGGAACATGTTAATAATATCTTAactgataataatcaaaatgatgatacaattaaacaaaataaaaaattacaaaatcttGTTACTCATTACAAAGAAATTATTGCTGATACCGAGGGAATGTTAAATAATCTTCAGAGTCATGTTGAATCTGCTGAGTCAAGATGGCAATCTGAATTGcgacaaaaagaaaatgatattgttaatttgAGAGTAGAGCTAAAAGAACTTCAAAGTAAATCTAAAGCAACTGAacaattacaagaaaaaattggCAATTTAGAATCACGTCTTGCTGAACAAGAAGcattacaaaaaacaaatcaatttaaagAAGATAATCGTGTTAATgatgattcaaaaaatttatcaattatagaaaaatttaatgaagaaaaacaaaGATTAATACAAGAATTACAAACAGAACGTAATTATACTGCAACAACAAAATTGGAATTAACAAAAGTTgaagaagatttaaaaaaaaatgaacatttattggatcaacaaaataaatcagtAACAAGACTTCAAAATGAAATCCAACGATTAAAG gcTGAATTTCCTGGTGCTAGTAATAACACTGAACAGTTAACAGCAAATGGTCCACCATCATCAGACTCCCAAAATTCTGAg CAAACGAGATCGTCAATATCATTGATACCTGATGTAGAAAAAACCCTGAATgctgataataatacaattattgagAGCAACGTATTACACCAAGATATTGACattgaattaaaatcaaataattgtcATACGGCTGATAGTGATACCTTGAATGGCAgacaacaaattaaaaaaaacaagaaaaagagGAAG ggtGGTTCAGGAAAAAAGTAA
- the LOC122854823 gene encoding kinectin isoform X5, with the protein MDLQTGLICVGVVCLSAAVILFVSMFGMKEKSYEEAIAEQRKLPDDLLLGKKDKGKEKKYKNKTGKKVKEKKEDKDEKDDKSEHVQFEETPQILSSDLPPQEVCKANKKKNKPEKVKPILVNKDESPLVIADINSVPQIMDDVNHFEITHPKDVVELIRSHSGDNLPQSSSSQSSDSPVNKTPKETPTKSKKNTSKDSLKKKDDNNKDDKKDLVNAIIPALQIAKETAVKEIQKDISAQQSSSLNKESKKNKKKNDILAQIGGDKDGVNVSLLMPLVQKAELSRSEIQILIDQLLNKQLDNPVEHSEWTEGRADPVIKLKKQLAEKDKALSEEHETSISYQNKLKELRGELNSEKSRLTNHIKNLEDALNNKITEAQTLHTRMQHILETHAAEKQGFSRQIEQLQSKVNEDAAIIHKMQEEQGQTQSNLQQEIISQRKHMEMQYSQLRENENGIKLQYAQQCEINNNEIERLRQQVLSLQEQIVIRDKELQVYKESSNRIADMSCQIEESHRANAELEHRLNESHRHEQELQKQLNTLQSELKIAKTNSTDTTKLKNEIIRLIGEVNEAKNLKVIIKNKDDDYKKILNDFNNSQNEIKKLEKLLNDNNDELKNVKIDFTKYQDDIKNDKIEYIKLQEELNFFKNKLSQVEAELNNANEYIKTANEVSGELKIVKAELEQQQNGNKITDDIHLKMIKLQEDNERFCQQIGKISELQKELKQVRDENDKLKIKNKHSENGVDKKIEQNNITQLEQNNLIIQKDKQLDAFKVELTKKDADFNKLNQQIEALQNDVKNQVNIITRLQEDLELQRTKNNELRTKNWKVMEALSVAESRGKTNSGKYIDDTLDKIRIAEQETTKSLLQRIFPDIEIKEKAYDRWLKTFEEHVNNILTDNNQNDDTIKQNKKLQNLVTHYKEIIADTEGMLNNLQSHVESAESRWQSELRQKENDIVNLRVELKELQSKSKATEQLQEKIGNLESRLAEQEALQKTNQFKEDNRVNDDSKNLSIIEKFNEEKQRLIQELQTERNYTATTKLELTKVEEDLKKNEHLLDQQNKSVTRLQNEIQRLKAEFPGASNNTEQLTANGPPSSDSQNSEGGSGKK; encoded by the exons atgGATCTTCAAACGGGATTAATTTGTGTTGGTGTGGTTTGTCTTTCGGCAGCTGTGATTCTTTTTGTATCAATGTTTGGTATGAAGGAAAAATCCTACGAAGAAGCTATTGCTGAACAACGTAAACTTCCTGATGATTTACTTCTtg gTAAAAAGGATAaaggtaaagaaaaaaaatataaaaataaaactgggaaaaaagttaaagaaaagaaagaagATAAGGatgaaaaagatgataaatCAGAGCATGTACAATTTGAGGAAACGCCTCAGATTTTGTCATCGGATCTTCCTCCTCag GAGGTATGCAAGGcaaataagaagaaaaataaacctGAAAAAGTCAAGCCAATATTAGTCAACAAAGATGAATCACCACTTGTTATTGCTGATATTAATTCAGTTCCACAAATTATGGATGATGTTAATCATTTTGAAATAACACATCCAAAAGATGTTGTAGAATTAATAAGAAGTCATAgt gGTGATAATTTGcctcaatcatcatcatctcaaTCGTCTGATTCACCAGTTAATAAAACACCAAAAGAAACACCaacaaaatcgaaaaaaaatacatcaaaagattcattaaagaaaaaagatgacaacaataaagatgataaaaaagatttaGTTAATGCTATTATTCCAGCATTACAAATTGCCAAGGAAACTGCTGTTAAagaaatacaaaaagatatttCTGCTCAACAAAGTTCATCTTTAAAtaaagaatcaaaaaaaaataaaaagaaaaatgatattcTTGCACAAATTG GTGGTGATAAAGATGGTGTTAATGTATCATTGTTGATGCCACTTGTTCAAAAAGCTGAATTAAGTCGTTCAGAAATACAAATATTGattgatcaattattaaataaacaacttgATAATCCAGTTGAACATTCTGAATGGACTGAAGGACGTGCTGATCcagttataaaattaaaaaaacaacttgctGAAAAAGATAAAGCATTATCTGAAGAACATGAAACAAGTAtaagttatcaaaataaattaaaagaattacgTGGTGAATTAAATTCTGAAAAATCACGTTTAAcaaatcatattaaaaatcttgaagatgcattaaataataaaataactgaaGCACAAACACTTCATACACGTATGCAACATATACTTGAAACTCATGCTGCTGAAAAACAAGGTTTTTCACGTCAAATTGAACAATTACAATCAAAAGTTAATGAAGATGCTgcaataatacataaaatgcAAGAAGAACAAGGACAAACACAAAGTAATTTACAACAAGAAATAATATCACAACGTAAACATATGGAAATGCAATATTCACAATTacgtgaaaatgaaaatggtattaaattacaatatgCACAACAATgtgaaattaataacaatgaaattgaAAGATTACGTCAACAGGTATTATCATTACAAGAACAAATTGTTATACGTGATAAAGAATTACAAGTATATAAAGAATCATCAAATCGTATTGCTGATATGTCATGTCAAATTGAAGAATCACATCGTGCTAATGCTGAACTTGAACATAGATTAAATGAATCACATCGTCATGAACAAGaattacaaaaacaattaaatacattacaatcagaattaaaaattgctaaaacaaattcaactgatacaacaaaattaaaaaatgaaataataagatTAATTGGTGAAGTTAATGaagctaaaaatttaaaagtaattattaaaaataaagatgatgattataaaaaaatattaaatgattttaataattcacaaaatgaaattaaaaaattagaaaaattattaaatgataataatgatgaattaaaaaatgttaaaattgattttacaaaatatcaagatgatattaaaaatgataaaattgaatatattaaattacaagaagaattaaatttttttaaaaataaattatcacaagTTGAAGCTGAGCTAAATAAtgcaaatgaatatattaaaacagCAAATGAAGTTAGTggtgaattaaaaattgttaaagcTGAATtagaacaacaacaaaatggcAATAAAATAACTGATGATATACAtcttaaaatgattaaattacaAGAAGATAATGAAAGATTTTGTCAACAAATTGGTAAAATAAGTGAATTACAAAAAGAACTTAAACAAGTACgtgatgaaaatgataaattaaaaatcaaaaataaacattcagAAAAtggtgttgataaaaaaattgaacaaaataatataacacaattggaacaaaataatttaataatacaaaaagataaaCAACTTGATGCATTTAAAGTTGAGCTAACAAAAAAAGATGCTGATTTTAATAAGCTCAATCAACAAATTGAAGCACTACaaaatgatgttaaaaatcaagttaatATCATCACAAGATTACAAGAAGATCTTGAACTtcaaagaacaaaaaataat GAATTACGTACTAAGAACTGGAAAGTTATGGAAGCACTTTCCGTGGCTGAGTCGCGTGGTAAAACAAATTCTGGAAAATACATTGAT GATACATTAGATAAAATAAGAATTGCTGAACAAGaaacaacaaaatcattaCTACAAAGAATATTCCCTGATAtcgaaattaaagaaaaagcaTATGATAGATGGTTAAAAACATTTGAGGAACATGTTAATAATATCTTAactgataataatcaaaatgatgatacaattaaacaaaataaaaaattacaaaatcttGTTACTCATTACAAAGAAATTATTGCTGATACCGAGGGAATGTTAAATAATCTTCAGAGTCATGTTGAATCTGCTGAGTCAAGATGGCAATCTGAATTGcgacaaaaagaaaatgatattgttaatttgAGAGTAGAGCTAAAAGAACTTCAAAGTAAATCTAAAGCAACTGAacaattacaagaaaaaattggCAATTTAGAATCACGTCTTGCTGAACAAGAAGcattacaaaaaacaaatcaatttaaagAAGATAATCGTGTTAATgatgattcaaaaaatttatcaattatagaaaaatttaatgaagaaaaacaaaGATTAATACAAGAATTACAAACAGAACGTAATTATACTGCAACAACAAAATTGGAATTAACAAAAGTTgaagaagatttaaaaaaaaatgaacatttattggatcaacaaaataaatcagtAACAAGACTTCAAAATGAAATCCAACGATTAAAG gcTGAATTTCCTGGTGCTAGTAATAACACTGAACAGTTAACAGCAAATGGTCCACCATCATCAGACTCCCAAAATTCTGAg ggtGGTTCAGGAAAAAAGTAA